From one Gemmatimonadaceae bacterium genomic stretch:
- a CDS encoding ATP-binding protein: MKAPTPTTNLTLEVARQSLRRLGLYGLLAHAESLMHEPWLPRVLDIEETERAHRSLKRRLDNTRLGTFKPIADFDWEWPKKCDRSLIEELFSLAFVEEAANVVLIGPNGLGKTMLLKNLAYQAVLHGHTARFTLASDMLHDLAAQDSTTALARRLRRYTSPTILAIDEVGYLSYDARYADLLFEVVTRRYQNRPILLTTNKVFGEWNQVFPNAACVVTLVDRLVHRAEIVALEGESYRLKEAKERAERKAKSRTPTARKQR, from the coding sequence ATGAAGGCACCCACACCGACGACGAACCTCACTCTTGAAGTGGCTCGCCAGAGTCTGCGCCGGCTCGGCCTCTACGGCCTGCTCGCGCATGCCGAGTCCCTGATGCACGAACCGTGGCTACCCCGAGTGCTCGACATTGAAGAAACCGAGCGCGCGCATCGCTCCCTCAAACGCCGTCTGGACAATACCCGCCTTGGCACCTTCAAGCCCATCGCCGACTTCGACTGGGAATGGCCCAAGAAGTGCGACCGCAGCCTGATCGAGGAACTGTTCTCGCTCGCCTTCGTCGAGGAGGCCGCCAACGTGGTGCTCATCGGACCCAACGGTCTGGGCAAAACCATGCTGCTCAAAAACCTCGCCTACCAAGCGGTGTTGCACGGCCATACCGCGCGCTTCACGCTGGCCTCCGACATGCTTCACGACCTCGCCGCTCAGGACTCCACCACCGCACTCGCGCGCCGGCTGCGCCGCTATACCTCTCCCACCATCCTGGCCATCGATGAAGTCGGCTATCTGTCCTACGACGCGCGTTACGCCGATCTGCTCTTCGAGGTGGTCACCCGCCGCTACCAGAATCGTCCCATTCTCCTCACCACCAACAAAGTCTTCGGCGAATGGAATCAGGTGTTCCCCAATGCCGCTTGCGTCGTCACCCTCGTCGACCGCCTGGTACACCGCGCCGAGATCGTCGCGCTCGAAGGCGAGAGCTACCGCCTCAAGGAGGCCAAGGAGCGCGCTGAGCGCAAAGCCAAATCCCGCACCCCGACCGCGCGCAAGCAGCGCTAG
- a CDS encoding type VI secretion system-associated protein TagO, translating to MLRNIFALFLIIFFSANTLAVEKEELGKCAAKKTGAERLICYDNIAKTLGVDKPQTVVTVGKGKWIVRTDKSPINDTTNVYLSLSSEQSVRSGYDTVTPTLIIRCAEGKTNAYITWDLYLGLESTSMLTRLDKGPAVTKTWSISTDNKAVFVSGSDMAFAKQLMSHQTLLAQITPYSQSPVMATFDIGGLSEAIKPLREACKW from the coding sequence ATGCTACGCAACATTTTTGCACTGTTTTTAATAATATTTTTCTCCGCCAACACACTTGCTGTGGAAAAAGAAGAGCTTGGTAAGTGCGCTGCAAAAAAAACAGGCGCGGAACGACTTATATGTTATGACAATATCGCCAAGACACTTGGAGTGGACAAACCACAAACAGTTGTCACTGTTGGCAAGGGAAAATGGATCGTCCGAACAGATAAGTCACCTATAAACGACACAACAAATGTCTACTTGTCGCTTAGCTCCGAGCAGTCAGTTCGTTCTGGTTATGACACAGTCACCCCAACGCTCATCATCAGATGTGCCGAAGGGAAGACGAATGCCTATATTACTTGGGACCTTTACTTGGGTTTGGAATCTACAAGCATGTTGACCAGGCTCGATAAAGGCCCGGCGGTTACAAAAACGTGGTCAATATCAACCGATAACAAAGCAGTTTTCGTATCTGGTAGCGACATGGCTTTTGCAAAACAACTCATGTCACACCAAACGTTGCTTGCACAAATTACTCCCTACAGCCAAAGCCCCGTAATGGCAACATTTGACATTGGCGGACTATCAGAAGCAATTAAACCTCTCCGAGAGGCATGTAAGTGGTGA